GACGGCCCAGAGCGCAAGCCATTTCTGGCCCAAGCGCCTGCTTCCGTTGGCGTCTGCGATGGATACTTGATTTCACTTTCGTCGGCGGGGTAGTATCGTGTTTGTCAAACAAAACGGCGAGAGCCTCGGAGGTTTTCCATGTCACTCCTCATTAAGAACGGTCGGATCGTCACCGCCAGCGAGCAATACACGGCGGACATTTATTGCGAAGGCGAACAAATCACCCGCATCGGCACGAATCTGGAAGCGCCGCCGAACGCGACCGTGATCGACGCCAAAGGGAAGTATGTGTTCCCCGGTTTCATCGATCCGCATGTGCACATTTATTTGCCGTTCATGGGGACGTATGCGAAGGACACGCATGAGACAGCGAGTAAGGCGGCACTCGTCGGTGGCACGACGACGATGATCGAAATGATTTGCCAGGCGCGTAACCAGCAGCCGCTGGCCGACGGTTTTGAGTTCTGGCTGGGCAAGGCGGAAAAGAATTCCGCGTGTGATTTCACGTTTCACCAGGCGGTCTCGCGCCTCGACAAGGAAGCCGAAGGGCAATTAATTGATATTGTCAAAGCGGGCATCAGCAGCTTCAAGGTTTTCCTTGCGTATAAGGGCGCGTTCGATCTTACCGACGAGGAGCTGTATCACACGATGCGGCTCGCCAAGAAACTCGGCGTGATCGTCACGGCCCATTGCGAGAATCCCGATCTTATCGTGCAGACGCAGAAGAAACTTCTCAGCGAAGGCAAGACCGGGCCGGAGTGGCATTATTGGAGCCGACCGCCGCGCGTCGAGGCCGAGGGCGTCCATCACCTGCTGACGTTCGCGGAGATGCACGACACGCACGTGTACACGGTCCATACGAGTTGCGAAGAATCGATCAATGAAGCGATGCTCGGCAAGCAACGCGGCATAAATGTTTGGATCGAGACACTCATCCAGTACCTCGTGCTCGACAAAAGCTATGCCGAATTGCCGAACTTTGAAGGGTCGAAGTACGTCATGTCGCCTCCCTTGCGCGACAAGAAGAACCAGGACGTCCACTGGAACGGGTTGCGCCAACGTTTCATCAGCACCGTCGCTACCGACCACGCGCCCTTTGATTTCAAGGGCCAGAAGGAAATGGGTCGCGGCGACTTCACCAAGATTCCCAACGGCATCCCGTCATTGGAAGAGCGTATCAACCTGCTGTACACCCACGGCGTGTGCGAAGGCCGGCTCGATCTCAATACGATGGTCGATTGCGCCAGTACCCAGGCCGCCAAATTGTTCGGACTGTTCCCCCGCAAAGGAACGATTGCCGTCGGCAGCGATGCCGACCTCGTCGTGTACGATCCCGACTATCGCGGCAAGATCTCGCAGAAGACGCAGTTAATGAACCTCGACTACAGCGCGTTTGAAGGTTGGGAAATCAAAGGCCGACCAAGCGTGGTCACCGTGAGAGGCGAAGTCGCAGCGAAGGACGGCAAATTTGTCGGCAAAGTTGGCCGCGGGAAACTCGTGAAGCGCGACCCGACGCATTTTTGAGTGATTCGTGTTGAGACGTGGGAAAGTTGGCGTAGGATAACGATATGGGGATCGATCAACTCATTCAGGAGATTCTACGACTGCCGCGGGAAACGCGGGCCTTGCTGGTGGAAAAGCTCTTGAAGAGTCTTGATTCTCGGGAGGATTTTTACATCAGCCCTGCGTGGCGCCAAGAAATCCGTAGGCGTCGGGATGAGCTTGAGTCGGGTGCAGTGAAGCCGGTGCCAGCCGACGAGGTCTTCAAGAAGCTCGCGGAGAGGTTTGGATGCGCACCATCGGCATTTGGCTTTTGGAATAATCGTGACGATGCCACCTGCGATGACTTATAGACATGGCGATGTTGTTCTCGTGCCGTTCCCGTTCAAATGCGAACCAACGCATTTTTGATCTGACTTGTTAAAGAAAGCCAACCTAGCCATCACCGAATGCAAAAGCCTTCAAAAGAATCCATCATTACTAGGGCTTTTGTCCGAATGGCGCGTTCGTGGTGTCACAGGTCGGAAAAACGAGTGGCTTTGTGGCGTTTCTGCCGAAAAGGTTCGGCGCATCGCAATTTCGGCACTAGTTGAGTCCGGCCTGCCGTTCCAGTCCATCAACGAGTAATGGCCCGTTCAGTTTGCCTTTTTGTTTCGGCGCGGCTCCGTCGAGAGTATAATCAGAAATGGGCGAAACAGTGAAAGCGGGATGGGCAAAGACTAGTCGCTAATACATGTTGGGCCACAATGTCCACCAATCTGAAAATATGGGAACGTCGTGTTTTGGAAATGCAAGGTTGCAAGGGCATTGCAGATTTGGTCAGGAAGTATGGCGAGCCGCATCACAAGGTTCAGCAGGATGGTTTTGAGATTTGGCATTACCCCCTTGGAGCAGCATCCGGGAAGCTTTACAGCGTCCATGTTTCGGTGTGGCCGGACAAATGCCAAGCGTATATGTTTTTTGAGCCTACGAGTCTCAGCGACACTCCACCACTGCGAATTTGGTGGCAGTTCTGGAAGTGATGATGTGGATGACCATGAGGTCTAGAGTAAACCGCTCCGGTCACTCGTACAATAGTTCAGCGCGGGTCTTCTGTTTGGGCTTTTTTCGTGGTTCGAGCAGGAGCTTAATCGGTAATCGGTGAAGCGGTGTAGAAGGATGGGTAATGCTTTTTGCTCTCTAATCGGACAAGCAGCGTGAGGTTTGCAAGATTGTGTTGTCAGATGTATGAAGTAAAACATCAGCGTTAAAAAAAAGAATGGTCAGTCTATGACAGCTAAGTTCCTTAAGCGGATAATCGGTTCCGAAGACACAGGCGGCCAGATTTCTCCATTCGCGCTTTCCGTCGCATTACTCATATGTTCGCTTGTTTGGCTCGTCGGTGCGTGTGTGTGTTATGCGACGAGTGCTTCCAAGGACGATTCAGCAACACCTTTATTTTGGATGCTGGTACTAATGGTGACTCCCTCGATTTGCTTTAGTATCGGTATTGTTTTGGTGAATACACCTCAGCAAGTAAGGCTTTCTTGGTTTGATAGGTGCGCGTTGGCGGCAGCATTTCTCCCTGTCACCCTCGGCAGTGTATTGGCATTTTGGGCGGTTAAGGTATTTTTTTGGGCAAGCTTTCTAGAGGCTTCAGTTGTCCTGAAGATTTTCGGAGCATTGGGTGCCCTTGCTCTGGGTGCAATTTCTGGCGCGATAATTTGGAAGACCACTCGGAATTATTTGTCGAGCAAACGGCCAGATGAGAGACAGGTGGCCTAGCAACTCGCTGGAGCCAATACCGATTGCAACTTCCGACTCAGCCTTTTGACCGATAACTGAAAAGAATAGAAGTGCAAGCGCTCAGTCGCCAGCTAGCTTGTCGGCTTGGCGAGCTGTGCTAGGTTTTTATCATGATCCGAAAGCTCAAATCGGGGAAGTATCGGCTGTACTCCCGCAAGAAGAACTCGAAGACGGGGAAGCGGCGGAATCTTGGGACGTTCAATTCCCGTAGCGCTGCGCAGAAACACGAGCGCGCGGTGCAGTTTTTCAAACGACACTAAGTGAGCTAGCTCTCTTGGAAGAGGAGTCGGCCTTGTTTATCGTTAATTGATATTTTTTGCTGGACGCGCTATGATGCGATGGGTATAGTTACGAACGAATGAACGCTCAACTTCTAACGCGCAACGCCCAACTTTCAAGCCTGCGTCGCGAGCGAGAAAAACACCCCTCACCTCAATCCTCTCCCCCCAAGGGGAGAGGCAGGGCCGGGTCGGCCTGCGCCGAAACTTCGGCGCTACACCTGGGGCCATATATGTGTTTTTGCGAAACGAACCCACCGATTTTGGAGTCGAGTTGTTGTGTATCAGCGGCACTACAAGAGACTTATGTCGTTTGCAGAGGCGATTTGCAGGTAGGTTCGTTTTCCAAAACGAACCCACCGGGAGGGTGTTTTCGGGGGGTGTTTAGGGAAAATCGGTCTGTTTTTGGGACGTTTCTGCGCCGGTTTGCCGAGTTTAAGACACAGAAAACCACTCTGGATTTTAGCGTTGCTCCTTTCCCATGGCCGCATATAATTCGTTGACAGGGCGAGGGCAGTTGCGAACCCCGTCCACAGGGCCGCGCGAATCGGAGACCATTCATCAATGATTAAGAATCTTGCCCCGAAGTTGACCGATGCGGAGTACGAGAAGAATTTCGCGGACATCAACCCGCCGTTCGCGCCCCACAATGCCAAGATCGAGGCCAACCGATGCCTGTATTGCTTCGACGCGCCATGCATCCGCGCCTGCCCGACGCACATCGACATTCCCGCGTTCATCAAAAAGATCGCTTCCGGCAACATGCGCGGGAGCGCGAAGGAGATTCTTGACGCCAACATTCTCGGCATGAGCTGTGGGCGGATTTGTCCTGTGGATTCACTGTGTGAAGGCGCCTGCGTGTACAATGAGCGCGACGTCGAGGCGATTGAGATCGGACGGTTGCAGCGCTATTCGATCGATTGGTTTTACGAGAACTGGGACAAGACGAAGCACATGTTCAAGGCGGGCAAGTCCAACGGGAAAACAGTCGCGTGCATCGGCGGCGGACCCGCGAGTCTTTCCGCGGCGTTCTACCTCGCGCAACTCGGTTATGCGGTCACGATTTACGACAAGAACGATAAGCCCGGTGGCCTGAATACCTACGGCATCGCGCGCTATAAGATGTCGGCCGAGGAAGCGCTCAAGGAAGTGAAGCTCGTCGAGCACGTTGGCGTGAAGTTCAAGCAGAAGTGCGAGATCGGCAAGCACCTGGCCGTCGACAAGCTCACGAAAGACAGCGACGCCGTGTTCGTCGGGGTCGGCCTTGGGCAGACCGAAGACCTTGGAATTCCCGGTGAAGGCTTACCGGGTGTGGTGGACGCGATCACGTTCATCGACGAACTCAAACACAAGAAGCTCCGTGATGTGCGGGTCGGTCGTCGCATTGCGGTCATTGGCGCGGGAAATACTTCCGTGGACGCCGCGACGCAGTCGAAGCGGCTGGGCGCAGAGATGGTGATGGTGTTGTATCGCCGCTCGGAAGAGGAAATGCCGGCGTACGAATACGAGTACGAGATCGCCAAGAAGGACGGGTGCGTTTACTATTTCCTCACAGCACCGAAACGCATTGTCGGCAAAGGCGCTGTCGAGGGCATTGAATGCGTCCGCATGAAGCTCGGCAAGCCGGATGCGTCGGGACGACCGGCGCCCGAGCCGATTGCCGGCAGCGAATTTATTTTGGAATGCGACATGGTGATCAAGTCGCTCGGGCAGAAGAAGCAGGGTGAGTTTGCGAAGAAAGTGCTTGGCTTGAAAACTGACAATCGTGGCCGCATCACGGTCGATGAGATCACCATGCAGACGAGTAATCCGAAATTTTACGCGGGCGGCGACTGCGTCAACGGCGGCCGCGAAGTGGTCAACGCTGTGGCGCACGGCAAGCGCGCGGCGTGGGCGATTCACAAGAAGTTGAGCGGCGAGGACATCGACCTGGACGGTTTGTGGAAGAACGAGACGATTCGCCGCAACGCCAACACAGCGGAGCACCAGTACGCCTAGGAGGACACAGCCATGGCAGATTTAAGTATCAATTGCGGCGGCATCAAATCACCCAACCCGTTTTGGCTCGCCAGCGCGCCACCGACCAACAGCGGCGGGCAGATCCAGCGCGCCTTTGATTTGGGGTGGGGCGGCGCCGTGTGGAAAACGCTCGGCGAAACCATCATTAATGTTAACTCGCGCTTCTGGTCGCTCGACTACGGTTCGACCCGCATGATGGGTCTCAACAATATCGAACTCATCACTGCGCGTCCGTGGGACACGAACATCCGCGAGATCATCGAGACGAAGAAGAAGTACCCGAAGAACGCCGTTATCGTTTCGATGATGATTGAGTCGAAACAGGAGGCGTGGCACGAGGCCGTCAAGGAAGTCAACGATACGGGGTGCGACGGGATCGAATTGAATTTTGGTTGCCCGCACGGGATGAGCGAACGCGGCATGGGCAGCGCGGTCGGCCAGGTTCCCGAGTATACCAAGATGATCACGGAGTGGGTGAAGGAAGTCGCGGAGGTTCCCGTGCTCGTGAAGTTGACGCCGAACATAAGCAACATCGCCGTGATGGGACGCGCGGCTGCCGCCGGGAAGGCGGACGGCATCTCGTTGATCAACACGATCAATTCGATCATGGGCGTCAACCTCGATAATTTCGCGCCGTACCCGAGTGTGGACGGGAAGGGGAGTCACGGCGGTTATTGCGGTCCCGCGGTCAAGCCCATCGCGCTCAACATGGTCAGCGCGATTGCGAAGGATAAGGAGATCGGCATTCCCGTTTCGGGCATTGGCGGCATCACGACGTGGCAGGACGCGGTGGAATTCATGGTGCTCGGCGCGACGAGCGTGCAGGTCTGTACGGCGGTGATGCATTACGGCTATCGCATCGTCGAGGACATGATCGACGGTCTCGGTAACTGGATGGATGAGAAGGGCTACAAGAAGTGCACCGACTTCATCGGCAAGGCGCTGCCGAACATCAAGGACTGGAGCGATCTCAATCTCAATTACAAACTTGTCGCCCGCATCAACTCCGATCTTTGCATCGGCTGCGAACTCTGTCATGTCGCCGCGTGGGACGGTTCACATCAATGCATCGATCTCGAAATGGGCAACGGCCACCGCGTGCCAGTCATTAATGATCCCGAGTGCGTCGGCTGTAATCTTTGCATGCTCGTCTGTCCCGTCGACGGTTGCATCCAGATGGTCGAGGTTCCCACCGGCAAGAAGTCGACGTCATGGCGCCAGTATCAGGCGGAGTTGGCGAAGAACCCGAAGTGCGAGCCGCCGGGTTACATCGAACACTAGATTTTTCCGCGTTCAGAAGCGCCTTCGATGTCCACTACTCAACAATTGCTAGATGATAAATCGTTCCTGGCATTCCCCCTGCACGATGCCAAGTTCGGAAGTCTAACAACAATCCCTGCTGCTGCTGGTGGTTTTGACATTCATCTCAAGGCTGAACTCCATGAGCAAGAGAGCTTTGGTGCTCCGGTCAAGTTCCACCCGGTAACGCTTGTTCTTGAAAGTGTCAGGGCTTCCCAATACAAAGTATTCGAGGTTTATAACTATCCAGAGGTTATTGCGGATTGGGAAATCGTCCAGAAATCGCCCGTTATTGAAGAACTGAAACAAAAGAATTGTTTTGGGGTGAATAGCTTGGTGCACTACAGATTTATTCTTTCCGGCGGTTCACAGCTCGACATTGCGGCGCAAAAGGTCTTCCTAATCGAAAACTAAAGATCGCACAGAATTGCGTTCGTTCTGGATTTACTCGTAGACGTAACGGTTGAAGGTGCCGCGGGCGACTGTGGAGATCTTCACTTCTTCGCCCCAAGCCGTCTGGACTTTGTCGTTCGCGGGCGCGGCGAGGATGTGTTTGCCGCCGCAGTTTACGACCCCGACCGTGTAAGCGCCTTCGAGGCTGCCCACTTGCGGATAGACCGTCGTGGAGACTTCCAGGATTCCTTGCGGTAGCACCGGCTTGTGTGGTTCGTTGTTGTGAGGAAGTGGTTCGGGCTGCCAACGACGAAAATGATGGCGATAGCGGCGGTTGCCGACCTTATCGAGAATCGTCACCGCGATGTTGTTGCCTGGCCCGCCAATACTGTGACAGATGGCGACCTTCGGTTTCTTCACCTGCAAGCCGGCCGGCGCTTCGCCGCGAAGTTGTCGGCAAGCCTCGATGATCTTGATCAGTCCGGTGCCGCCCAGCGCGTGCAAGTCTTTCAGTCCGCCGGAGATGTTCGTCGGAATCGCGCCATCCTTGTCCAACGTTCCCTTCTCGATAGCCTTGATGGCTTCGGCGTGCGTGAAGATGCCCAGGTCGACGAGGTTCAGCAAAAACAGCGGCCCGAACGCATCGTGTTGTTCGATGATCAGCCCGCTCAGGTCAGCTGGATGAAGGATACCCGCCTGCTTGTAGGCCTTGCGCGCCGCCCAACGCGTGGCTTCGAGGTGATCAATATAATAGCGGTCGAAAATCCGCGAGCCATCCACCGCGTGGCCGACGCCGGAAATCTCAATGTCGCTCTCCTTATTGGTGACGAGGATTGCACCGGCCGCGTCGCTCGTGGGACAGGAGTCGAAAAGGCTAAGTGGCGTCGCGACGGGAGGGTTGCGCACGGCGTCACGGTACTCTTCCGCTGTGATTTTTTTTCCAGCAAATTGCGCGTCAGGATTCGCCGCGGCATAGCGATATTCGCGGATGGCGATTTTTTCCAGCAATGCCTGGAAATCCGGTAGCGAAACGTTGTTAATTCGGGCGTACTCCAACGAGATCAACGCAATCGCGGACGGCATCGTCAACCCGCAGGCGCGATCGATGGGATCGACTACTTCGCCGATGATGCGGGAACGTTCTTCGCGCGCGACCGCGCTCATCTTTTCGCCGCCGACGGCGAGCACGCGTTTGCAGCGTCCGCTGGCGACGGCGTCGAACGCGCGGAGCAGGGCGGTGTGTCCGTTCGAAGCGGTCTCGACGCGTTCGGCTTCCGCGCCGCGCAGGCCGAGACGGTCGGCGACCTTGGTGGCGATGTTGCCTTCGCCGGTGAAGGAAGAAATATTCTGGACGGAGACGAAGACGCCCTCGATGCGGCTCGGGTCAACCTTGGAAAGGATTTTCTGGGCCGGCTCGCACAAGAGATCGACCAGCGAGAGATCAGTCTTCTTATACGCCTTCGTGCGTTCGGCCTGCTGGATGTAAACCTTCAACATTCCCTCTTTTCTTAGCACCTCTAGTGCCACTGATGAGTCCAGCTTTATAATAGTTGAGGTGTTATTCTCTTGCCAGTGCCAGTTAAAGAATTGGTATGATGTTTAGCGAGCAAAACGACAATTTTGAGAGGAAATGGAATGACGACCAAAGAACTTTACGACCAGTACATGATCACGAGCATGGTGGCCGGCTTCGAACCGATTGAGGTCGAGCAGGCGCATGGCACGACCATCACCGGCAGCGACGGCAAAACGTATCTCGACTGCTTCAGCGGCATCTCGGTTGTCAACGCGGGGCACAATCACCCGAAGGTCATCGCCGCGGCGAAAGCGCAGATGGACAAACTGGTCCACTGCTCCACGTACATTTATTACAGTCCGACCGCGGGACTATTGGCCAAGCGCCTCGCGGAGATCACGCCTGGCAAGTTGCAGAAGACTTTTTTTGCCAACAGCGGCGCGGAGGCCGTTGAGGGCGCGATGCGACTGGCCAAACAGTTCACCGGCAAGAGAGAACTTATTGCGTTGACTCAGAGTTTTCATGGACGCACCGCCGGTACGCTCTCGGTGACCGGTAATTACGCGCGCAAGAAAGGTTCCGGCCCGTATCTCTCCGGCGTGGCGTTCGCGCCGGCGCCACACTCTTATCGGTGCCCGTTCAAGACCAGTACGCCGGATGATTGCGCGGCGGCTTGCGCGGAGGCGATTGAGGACGTGATCCGCTCGCAGACGTCCATGGATGTGGCGGCGTTTATTGCGGAGTCGGTGCTGGGCGAGGGCGGCATCATCGTTCCGCCGGACAACTATTTCAAATACGCCAAGGCGATTTGTGACAAGCACGGCATTCTGTTCATTTGCGATGAAGTGCAGAGCGGTTTCGGGCGCACGGGCAAGATGTTCGCCATCGAACATTACGGCGTCGAGCCGGACATCATGGCGACGGCCAAGGGCATTGCCGACGGGTTCCCATTGGGTGCGTTCACGGCGCGGGCGGATGTGGGCGGCGCGTTCAAGCCCGGCGACCATCTCTCCACGTTCGGCGGCAACCCGGTCAGTTGCGCCGCCGCGCTGGCTAACATTGATGTGCTGATTCAGGAGAAGCTGTCGGAGAACTCGGCGGCCCGGGGCGAGCAGATTATGAAACGGTTGCGGAAGTTTGCCGAAAGCGCGCCGTTGATCGGTGACGTGCGCGGTAAAGGGCTGATGATCGGCGTCGAGCTGGTCAAGGACAAAGAGAAGACCCCCGCCGTCGCGGAAACCAAGGAAGTCCGGCGACTGTGCCGCGAAGCGGGCGTATTGGTCGGCGCCGGCGGCACGTTCGCGAACGTCATTCGCCTGCAACCGCCGTTGACATTGACTGCTGCTGAGGCTGACCGGGTTTGCGATGTGGTCAGCGATGCGGTGGCTAAAACGTCCGCTACCAAGAAGTAGGGCGTGCCAATAATTGCTACGGAATCTGGTTGTTCTCGGCTGCGGCGCTCAGGATGACAACCAAACCACAGACACACCTTGCGGGATTGTCCGCTATTCTTAATGCCAGTATGACTTCAGATCCAATCGCATTTACGAATGACATGCGTTGAGAAGTGATTCGAGCGTGCAAGATCGAGCGCCCATCGCACCATTGCCGAAGCCTTTCAACTTCGACTTGGTGATAGGCGACAGAAACAGAAGCTGTGGTTGTCCCAGGATCATTATCAAAATCTTGGGCATCCTGTGGTGCTTGAGAGTTAGCTCTGCGGCTTCTTTAGGGTCTTTAATCTTTTGCGCTCTTAAATAATCACG
This region of Verrucomicrobiia bacterium genomic DNA includes:
- a CDS encoding addiction module protein, encoding MGIDQLIQEILRLPRETRALLVEKLLKSLDSREDFYISPAWRQEIRRRRDELESGAVKPVPADEVFKKLAERFGCAPSAFGFWNNRDDATCDDL
- a CDS encoding thiolase family protein, translating into MLKVYIQQAERTKAYKKTDLSLVDLLCEPAQKILSKVDPSRIEGVFVSVQNISSFTGEGNIATKVADRLGLRGAEAERVETASNGHTALLRAFDAVASGRCKRVLAVGGEKMSAVAREERSRIIGEVVDPIDRACGLTMPSAIALISLEYARINNVSLPDFQALLEKIAIREYRYAAANPDAQFAGKKITAEEYRDAVRNPPVATPLSLFDSCPTSDAAGAILVTNKESDIEISGVGHAVDGSRIFDRYYIDHLEATRWAARKAYKQAGILHPADLSGLIIEQHDAFGPLFLLNLVDLGIFTHAEAIKAIEKGTLDKDGAIPTNISGGLKDLHALGGTGLIKIIEACRQLRGEAPAGLQVKKPKVAICHSIGGPGNNIAVTILDKVGNRRYRHHFRRWQPEPLPHNNEPHKPVLPQGILEVSTTVYPQVGSLEGAYTVGVVNCGGKHILAAPANDKVQTAWGEEVKISTVARGTFNRYVYE
- a CDS encoding aspartate aminotransferase family protein encodes the protein MTTKELYDQYMITSMVAGFEPIEVEQAHGTTITGSDGKTYLDCFSGISVVNAGHNHPKVIAAAKAQMDKLVHCSTYIYYSPTAGLLAKRLAEITPGKLQKTFFANSGAEAVEGAMRLAKQFTGKRELIALTQSFHGRTAGTLSVTGNYARKKGSGPYLSGVAFAPAPHSYRCPFKTSTPDDCAAACAEAIEDVIRSQTSMDVAAFIAESVLGEGGIIVPPDNYFKYAKAICDKHGILFICDEVQSGFGRTGKMFAIEHYGVEPDIMATAKGIADGFPLGAFTARADVGGAFKPGDHLSTFGGNPVSCAAALANIDVLIQEKLSENSAARGEQIMKRLRKFAESAPLIGDVRGKGLMIGVELVKDKEKTPAVAETKEVRRLCREAGVLVGAGGTFANVIRLQPPLTLTAAEADRVCDVVSDAVAKTSATKK
- the preA gene encoding NAD-dependent dihydropyrimidine dehydrogenase subunit PreA, which produces MADLSINCGGIKSPNPFWLASAPPTNSGGQIQRAFDLGWGGAVWKTLGETIINVNSRFWSLDYGSTRMMGLNNIELITARPWDTNIREIIETKKKYPKNAVIVSMMIESKQEAWHEAVKEVNDTGCDGIELNFGCPHGMSERGMGSAVGQVPEYTKMITEWVKEVAEVPVLVKLTPNISNIAVMGRAAAAGKADGISLINTINSIMGVNLDNFAPYPSVDGKGSHGGYCGPAVKPIALNMVSAIAKDKEIGIPVSGIGGITTWQDAVEFMVLGATSVQVCTAVMHYGYRIVEDMIDGLGNWMDEKGYKKCTDFIGKALPNIKDWSDLNLNYKLVARINSDLCIGCELCHVAAWDGSHQCIDLEMGNGHRVPVINDPECVGCNLCMLVCPVDGCIQMVEVPTGKKSTSWRQYQAELAKNPKCEPPGYIEH
- a CDS encoding NAD(P)-dependent oxidoreductase: MIKNLAPKLTDAEYEKNFADINPPFAPHNAKIEANRCLYCFDAPCIRACPTHIDIPAFIKKIASGNMRGSAKEILDANILGMSCGRICPVDSLCEGACVYNERDVEAIEIGRLQRYSIDWFYENWDKTKHMFKAGKSNGKTVACIGGGPASLSAAFYLAQLGYAVTIYDKNDKPGGLNTYGIARYKMSAEEALKEVKLVEHVGVKFKQKCEIGKHLAVDKLTKDSDAVFVGVGLGQTEDLGIPGEGLPGVVDAITFIDELKHKKLRDVRVGRRIAVIGAGNTSVDAATQSKRLGAEMVMVLYRRSEEEMPAYEYEYEIAKKDGCVYYFLTAPKRIVGKGAVEGIECVRMKLGKPDASGRPAPEPIAGSEFILECDMVIKSLGQKKQGEFAKKVLGLKTDNRGRITVDEITMQTSNPKFYAGGDCVNGGREVVNAVAHGKRAAWAIHKKLSGEDIDLDGLWKNETIRRNANTAEHQYA
- the hydA gene encoding dihydropyrimidinase; amino-acid sequence: MSLLIKNGRIVTASEQYTADIYCEGEQITRIGTNLEAPPNATVIDAKGKYVFPGFIDPHVHIYLPFMGTYAKDTHETASKAALVGGTTTMIEMICQARNQQPLADGFEFWLGKAEKNSACDFTFHQAVSRLDKEAEGQLIDIVKAGISSFKVFLAYKGAFDLTDEELYHTMRLAKKLGVIVTAHCENPDLIVQTQKKLLSEGKTGPEWHYWSRPPRVEAEGVHHLLTFAEMHDTHVYTVHTSCEESINEAMLGKQRGINVWIETLIQYLVLDKSYAELPNFEGSKYVMSPPLRDKKNQDVHWNGLRQRFISTVATDHAPFDFKGQKEMGRGDFTKIPNGIPSLEERINLLYTHGVCEGRLDLNTMVDCASTQAAKLFGLFPRKGTIAVGSDADLVVYDPDYRGKISQKTQLMNLDYSAFEGWEIKGRPSVVTVRGEVAAKDGKFVGKVGRGKLVKRDPTHF